From the genome of Gracilinanus agilis isolate LMUSP501 chromosome 2, AgileGrace, whole genome shotgun sequence, one region includes:
- the TCF23 gene encoding transcription factor 23 has translation MTQREARTSPEMPALGGHSSGSGLALGTDRKRSRLMKAKQGLWGETSWGSQRWSRPGPAIHSPRARSLAVGRGESSPENAARERSRVRTLRQAFLALQAALPAVPPDTKLSKLDVLVLATSYIAHLTQTLGQELPGVAWPPFLRGLRYLHPLKKWPMRSRLYAGALGPSGLDPPTTSAPGQRMWESTVSPQVPGEVEFIPPKPVSPTCSSK, from the exons ATGACACAGAGAGAAGCCAGGACTTCTCCAGAGATGCCTGCACTGGGGGGCCACAGCAGCGGATCTGGGCTGGCACTGGGCACTGACAGGAAGAGGAGCCGCCTGATGAAGGCGAAACAGGGACTATGGGGAGAGACTAGCTGGGGCAGCCAGAGATGGAGCAGACCTGGCCCCGCCATCCATAGTCCCAGAGCCAGGAGCTTGGCTGTTGGCAGG GGTGAATCGAGCCCAGAGAATGCTGCCCGGGAACGGAGTCGAGTAAGGACCCTGCGTCAAGCCTTTCTGGCCCTGCAGGCGGCATTACCCGCAGTGCCCCCTGACACCAAGCTCTCCAAACTAGATGTACTGGTCCTGGCCACTAGCTACATAGCCCATCTTACCCAAACTCTAGGCCAGGAGCTGCCTGGGGTAGCCTGGCCGCCCTTCCTGCGTGGACTCCGCTACTTGCACCCTCTCAAG AAATGGCCAATGAGATCTCGCCTCTACGCTGGAGCCTTGGGGCCATCTGGCCTTGACCCTCCTACTACCAGTGCTCCTGGCCAGAGAATGTGGGAATCAACAGTCAGTCCTCAAGTCCCTGGAGAGGTGGAATTCATTCCTCCCAAGCCAGTCTCACCAACTTGTAGCAGCAAATAA
- the SLC5A6 gene encoding sodium-dependent multivitamin transporter has product MSIRDLYSGVSPSTIALSTANRAKPPPEFTLVDYGVCILLLVLSLAIGLYYARRGRGQNTVRQFLLANRSMGSLPVALSLLATFQSAVAVLGVPGEIYRFGTEYWFLGCSYIIGLLVPAHIFIPIFYRLNISSAYEYLELRFTKTVRLCGTLTFIFQMVIYMGVVLYAPALALNAVTGFDLWGSVLALGIVCTIYTSLGGLKAVIWTDVFQTLVMFLGQIAIVVVGAAKVGGLGRVWDVASQHGRISGIDLNPDPFVRHTFWTLAIGGIFMMLSLYGVNQAQVQRYLSSHTERAAILSCYAVFPCQQVTLCIGSLIGLVMFVYYLDYPLSPEQAQISSDQMVLHFVMDILGGIPGLPGLFVACLFSGSLSTISSAFNSLATVTIEDLIRPHFPEISEERATLISKGLAVAYGLICLGMAYISSLMGPVLQAAISIFGMIGGPLLGLFCLGIFFPCANSTGAVLGLLAGLIMAFWIGIGNMVSNMTSKIMVPPPNGTGFPSYRNMTIVTVTTLMPFTVSQPTGIQRFYNLSYLWYSAHSSTTVIIMGLLVSLLTGGTRGQPPNPRTIYPVLPRLFALLPISCRNHLPCQGYNQDLSYETDTVPEKMSNGMLTSCGEEEVVVMPEQGHIQGDHGHAFILQETSL; this is encoded by the exons ATGAGCATCAGAGACTTGTATTCGGGGGTAAGTCCATCCACCATAGCCCTTTCAACGGCAAATCGTGCAAAACCCCCACCTGAATTCACCCTTGTGGACTATGGGGTATGTATATTGTTGTTGGTGTTATCACTTGCAATTGGGCTGTATTATGCACGTCGAGGCAGAGGTCAGAACACAGTTCGCCAGTTCCTGTTGGCTAACCGAAGCATGGGCTCCCTACCTGTGGCACTATCTCTTCTTGCCACCTTTCAGTCAGCTGTGGCTGTCCTGGGAGTCCCTGGGGAGATTTACCGTTTTGGCACcgagtattggttcctaggctgCTCCTACATAATAGGTCTGCTGGTGCCGGCTCATATCTTCATACCCATCTTCTACCGACTGAATATCTCCAGTGCCTATGAG TACCTGGAACTTCGATTCACTAAGACCGTTCGACTGTGTGGAACTCTAACATTCATCTTTCAAATG GTGATCTATATGGGTGTTGTTCTGTATGCCCCAGCCTTGGCACTCAATGCAG TGACAGGCTTTGATCTGTGGGGCTCAGTGCTGGCTCTAGGCATCGTCTGTACTATCTATACTAGTCTG GGTGGGCTGAAAGCAGTCATTTGGACAGATGTGTTCCAGACATTGGTCATGTTCCTGGGACAGATAGCCATTGTCGTTGTCGGGGCTGCCAAGGTGGGCGGCTTGGGGCGTGTTTGGGATGTGGCTTCACAGCATGGCCGTATCTCAGGGATTGA CCTGAATCCAGACCCATTTGTGCGGCACACTTTCTGGACGCTAGCTATCGGGGGGATATTTATGATGCTTTCCTTATATGGAGTAAACCAGGCCCAGGTGCAGCGCTACCTCAGCTCCCACACCGAAAGGGCTGCTATTCT TTCCTGCTATGCAGTATTCCCCTGCCAGCAGGTGACACTCTGCATTGGCTCCCTCATTGGTCTCGTCATGTTTGTCTATTACCTCGACTACCCCCTGAGTCCAGAACAAGCTCAGATCTCCTCTGACCAG ATGGTCCTACACTTTGTGATGGACATCCTGGGGGGGATTCCGGGCTTGCCTGGGCTTTTTGTTGCCTGTCTCTTCAGTGGTTCTCTCAG CACAATCTCCTCAGCTTTTAATTCACTTGCAACAGTCACCATAGAAGATCTGATCCGGCCCCACTTCCCTGAAATCTCAGAGGAGCGGGCCACCTTGATTTCCAAAGGCCTCG cTGTAGCCTATGGCCTGATATGTCTGGGAATGGCCTACATCTCCTCCTTAATGGGGCCTGTGCTGCAG GCAGCAATAAGCATCTTTGGGATGATTGGGGGACCTCTGCTTGGACTATTCTGTCTTggcattttctttccttgtgCCAATTCAACT GGTGCAGTGTTAGGTCTTCTGGCTGGACTCATCATGGCCTTCTGGATTGGCATTGGGAACATGGTGAGCAACATGACCTCGAAGATAATGGTTCCACCACCCAACGGCACTGGCTTCCCCTCTTATAGAAACATGACGATTGTCACTGTGACCACACTGATGCCCTTCACAGTATCCCA GCCCACAGGAATACAACGGTTCTATAACCTATCCTATTTATGGTATAGTGCACATAGTTCCACCACAGTCATCATCATGGGACTGCTTGTCAGTCTTCTCACTG GTGGAACAAGGGGCCAGCCCCCAAACCCTCGGACAATTTATCCAGTGTTGCCACGACTATTTGCCCTCCTGCCCATCTCCTGTCGGAACCACCTGCCCTGTCAGGGTTATAACCAA GACCTCTCCTATGAGACAGATACAGTACCAGAGAAGATGAGTAATGGAATGCTGACTAGCTGTGGGGAAGAGGAAGTGGTAGTAATGCCTGAGCAAGGCCACATTCAAGGGGACCATGGTCATGCCTTCATACTGCAGGAGACATCACTGTGA